The following are encoded together in the Zingiber officinale cultivar Zhangliang chromosome 8A, Zo_v1.1, whole genome shotgun sequence genome:
- the LOC122010168 gene encoding probable WRKY transcription factor 48, whose amino-acid sequence MTEKREEEMEASSTAAEAAIPPPFSSQTPSVFPFVGGFFDAADDGGEKDSLGFLELLGLRDLHHPPPPFLFDHLPQRTPGADPPPDGGNIPATPSSISTSSSAEAAAAGAAAIKPSTSSAEAAGDEGSEQQGKSGKTGKEEGGKKKGQKRQREPRFAFKTMSEVDHLEDGYRWRKYGQKAVKNSPYPRSYYRCTSATCGVKKRVERSSEDPAVVVTTYEGQHTHPSPVLPRGHAHQSLLIPPPPDALLRPSPLGFSVLPPKGLHLQLLGSYLPPAPAPAPPLNFFSTAAAPRPLPPLTPNSMITNRTAAEGASSRDHGLLQDLIPPEIRKNEQL is encoded by the exons ATGACGGAGAAGCGGGAGGAGGAGATGGAAGCCTCGTCGACGGCCGCCGAGGCTGCGATACCGCCGCCGTTCTCGTCGCAGACGCCGTCCGTGTTTCCGTTCGTCGGGGGATTCTTCGACGCCGCCGACGACGGCGGGGAGAAGGATTCGCTCGGATTCCTCGAGCTCCTCGGCCTACGGGATCTCCACCACCCGCCTCCTCCGTTCTTATTCGATCACCTCCCCCAGCGGACGCCGGGGGCGGATCCGCCGCCGGACGGTGGCAATATCCCCGCGACGCCGTCGTCGATCTCGACGTCGTCCTCCGCGGAGGCGGCGGCAGCCGGCGCCGCGGCGATCAAGCCGTCGACCTCGTCCGCGGAGGCCGCCGGAGATGAGGGATCGGAGCAGCAGGGGAAGTCCGGTAAAAC GGGGAAGGAAGAAGGCGGGAAGAAGAAGGGGCAAAAGCGTCAAAGGGAGCCGCGATTCGCGTTCAAGACGATGAGCGAGGTCGACCACTTGGAAGACGGCTACCGGTGGCGCAAGTACGGACAAAAGGCCGTCAAGAACAGTCCCTACCCCAG GAGTTACTACCGTTGCACCAGTGCCACCTGCGGCGTGAAGAAGCGGGTGGAGCGGTCGTCGGAGGATCCTGCGGTGGTGGTGACGACGTACGAGGGACAGCACACCCACCCCAGCCCCGTCCTCCCACGCGGTCACGCGCACCAATCACTGTTGATCCCGCCACCGCCCGACGCTCTGCTTCGTCCGTCGCCGCTCGGATTCAGCGTGCTTCCGCCTAAGGGCCTCCACCTCCAGTTGCTCGGCAGCTACCTCCCTCCTGCTCCAGCCCCGGCTCCGCCTCTCAACTTCTTCTCCACCGCCGCAGCTCCTCGTCCTCTTCCCCCGTTGACCCCCAACTCCATGATCACTAACCGGACTGCGGCCGAGGGAGCGTCGTCCAGGGACCACGGCCTGCTGCAAGATTTGATACCGCCGGAGATAAGAAAGAACGAGCAACTGTAG